One genomic region from Prunus persica cultivar Lovell chromosome G3, Prunus_persica_NCBIv2, whole genome shotgun sequence encodes:
- the LOC18784469 gene encoding uncharacterized protein LOC18784469, with translation MATEEQGEEKQQTTSTQAAAGLGGAVVEKYRQIKEHAETYPYVWGSYIVVYGGLALWTAYRWRKLRKTEDRVRALQDRLRKHYAAEEASAIPPTTVRKVPVPPPADKISK, from the coding sequence ATGGCAACTGAGgaacaaggagaagaaaagcAGCAAACCACAAGTACTCAAGCTGCTGCTGGTTTGGGAGGAGCCGTGGTAGAAAAGTATCGACAAATCAAAGAGCACGCAGAGACCTACCCTTATGTGTGGGGTTCCTATATTGTTGTATATGGTGGTCTTGCCCTCTGGACTGCTTACAGATGGAGAAAGCTCCGCAAGACTGAGGATCGAGTACGGGCTCTTCAGGACAGATTACGCAAGCATTATGCCGCCGAAGAGGCTTCTGCAATCCCTCCCACCACAGTTAGAAAGGTTCCAGTTCCACCACCTGCTGATAAAATCTCCAAATAG
- the LOC18782781 gene encoding isoprenylcysteine alpha-carbonyl methylesterase ICME, whose translation MASETDCLLRHASSSAAEDVAQDMDAKPLLSRFLSYPIANTNMNPQRRRRLSAQLASAPRPLRQQSFGRDIGHAAKETYLITSLSFTLLQYLGVGYRWMTRLLALGCYAMLLMPGFLQVALCYFFSSQVRRSIVYGDQPRNRLDLYLPANSDGKKPVVVFVTGGAWIIGYKAWGSLLGLQLAERDIIVACVDYRNFPQGTISDMVKDASEGISYICNNIADYGGDPNRIYLMGQSAGAHISSCALLEQAIKESKKEESISWSVSQIKAYFGLSGGYNLINLVDHFDNRGLYRSIFLSIMEGEESLHQFSPELKVKDPSNMNAVSLLPPITLFHGTADYSIPSDASKIFVDALQKAGAQAELILYDGKTHTDLFLQDPLRGGKDELFDLLVAVIHAGDKEALEKDAMASPRKRLVPEILLKLARNISPF comes from the exons ATGGCGTCGGAAACTGATTGTCTTCTTCGACACGCTTCGTCCTCCGCAGCAGAGGACGTGGCACAAGATATGGACGCGAAGCCCTTACTTTCTAGGTTTTTGAGCTATCCTATTGCCAATACCAATATGAATCCCCAGAGGCGTCGCAGGCTCTCTGCGCAGCTCGCCTCCGCGCCTCGGCCTCTTCGGCAACAGTCTTTTGGCCGCGACATCGGCCATGCTGCCAAAGAGACCTACTTGATCACTAGCCTCAGCTTCACGCTCCTTCAATACCTCGG GGTAGGCTACCGGTGGATGACAAGATTACTTGCTCTTGGTTGTTATGCCATGTTACTTATGCCCGGGTTTCTTCAAG TTGCATTGtgttatttcttttcaagCCAGGTCCGGCGTAGTATTGTGTATGGAGATCAACCAAGAAATAG GTTGGATCTCTATTTACCTGCAAATAGCGATGGAAAAAAGCCAGTAGTGGTATTTGTAACTGGTGGAGCCTGGATTATTGG GTATAAAGCGTGGGGTTCTCTTTTAGGTCTGCAGTTGGCTGAAAGAGACATCATAGTGGCATGCGTTGATTACAG AAATTTTCCCCAGGGTACCATCAGTGATATGGTGAAAGATGCTTCTGAGGGTATCTCATATATCTGCAACAATATAGCAGATTATGGAGGTGACCCTAACAG AATCTATCTAATGGGACAATCTGCTGGTGCACATATTTCTTCCTGTGCTCTTTTGGAGCAAGCAATCAAAGAATCTAAGAAAGAAGAGAGCATTTCTTGGAGCGTCTCCCAGATAAAGGCTTATTTTGGTTTATCTGGCGG GtataatttgattaatttagtTGATCATTTCGACAATCGTGGACTATATCGTTCCATTTTTTTAAG CATTATGGAAGGTGAAGAATCCTTGCATCAATTTTCTCCTGAACTTAAAGTAAAGGACCCAAGCAATATGAATGCTGTTTCTCTCTTGCCTCCTATTACTCTTTTCCATGGAACTGCAGATTATTCAATACCATCAGATGCCAG TAAAATTTTTGTAGACGCGCTTCAAAAGGCAGGCGCTCAAGCCGAGTTAATACTATACGATGGAAAGACTCATACAGATTTGTTTCTTCAA GATCCTCTAAGAGGTGGTAAAGATGAATTGTTTGACCTACTAGTTGCTGTGATACATGCTGGTGATAAAGAAGCTCTTGAGAAAGATGCCATGGCATCCCCAAGAAAACGCCTGGTTCCAGAGATCTTGTTGAAGTTGGCACGCAACATCAGTCCCTTCTAG
- the LOC18781634 gene encoding uncharacterized protein LOC18781634, giving the protein MESEDFIGLPPSGDSLCRNVNDEPNNSNCDSKEVNSQPTNSEDREDKPKSENLGNDSDAQREVSHCVPEENLENELVGSGSDMEIEDISNLPALNRSDSADEEIKIKGNKDGDAHCLQQANHNNDLFDESSLLSVAQSETVTVAQESNVFCSKVHKNGCLPVQDASPFGTHKTGGTTISGVKRARITVDERQPSVRVTYKSLTRASKHKLEELLQQWSEWHAQYVPSSQDPIEVVESGEDTFFPALHVGTEKTSAVSFWMDNQTRKAESKESTPLDSNYVPLYDRGYALGLTLAGGSSNLEGGLEIIDDASRCFNCGSYNHSLKDCPKPRNHVAVNNARKQLKFKRNQNANSRNSTRYYQNSPAGKYDGLRPGALDAETRKLLGIGELDPPPWLNRMREIGYPPGYLDPDDEDQPSGIIIYADEEIKGEQEDGEIIETDYPEPQRKMTVEFPGLNGPIPEDADERLWAPGPSFSDHSRNRSYSRSNHYSEPVSRGHHREQRWSRDYRDDGPPGVEPGSGPSSYPPRYGSYDYGYNLPRSPTFGRSQSDRGRRIPLSNEGSFPYSNPRHSPKDYDSANFENWNDESRSDYDLDSSTRDRLDRHRHHRRR; this is encoded by the exons ATGGAATCTGAGGATTTTATCGGTCTCCCTCCTTCTGGAGATTCTCTTTGCAGGAATGTGAATGATGAACCTAACAATTCTAATTGTGACTCTAAAGAGGTTAATTCTCAACCCACTAATTCGGAGGATAGAGAAGATAAACCGAAAAGTGAGAATCTGGGGAATGACAGTGATGCTCAACGTGAAGTTAGCCATTGCGTACCAGAAGAAAACCTTGAAAATGAATTGGTTGGTAGTGGTTCAGATATGGAAATTGAGGACATAAGCAACCTCCCTGCTCTGAACAGGTCTGATTCTGCAgatgaagaaatcaaaataaagGGTAACAAGGATGGAGACGCTCATTGCCTACAGCAAGCAAATCATAACAATGATTTATTTGACGAATCATCTTTGCTAAGTGTTGCACAGTCTGAAACTGTTACAGTTGCACAGGAGTCAAATGTCTTCTGCTCAAAGGTGCACAAGAATGGTTGCCTTCCAGTCCAAGATGCAAGTCCCTTTGGAACCCATAAAACGGGTGGCACTA CTATATCAGGTGTTAAGAGAGCCCGAATAACAGTTGATGAGCGGCAACCTTCAGTGCGTGTAACATATAAATCGTTAACAAG AGCTAGTAAACATAAGCTTGAAGAACTATTACAGCAGTGGTCAGAGTGGCATGCTCAATATGTTCCTTCATCTCAA GATCCTATTGAAGTGGTGGAATCAGGCGAAGACACATTCTTTCCAGCTCTCCATGTTGGCACAGAGAAGACGTCTGCAGTG TCTTTTTGGATGGACAACCAAACAAGGAAGGCAGAGAGCAAGGAATCCACTCCTTTGGATAGCAATTATGTGCCTCTATATGATCGTGGTTATGCCTTAGGCTTGACTTTGGCTGGTGGCTCAAGTAATTTGGAGGG AGGCTTGGAGATTATAGATGATGCAAGCCGTTGTTTCAATTGCGGTTCTTACAATCATTCCTTGAAGGATTGCCCTAAGCCTCGTAACCATGTTGCTGTCAATAATGCCCGCAAACAGCTCAAGTTCAAACGAAATCAGAATGCTAATTCTCGCAATTCAACACGATATTATCAGAATTCTCCagctggaaaatatgatggtTTAAGGCCTGGTGCTCTCGATGCTGAGACAAGGAAGCTTTTGGGTATTGGG GAGCTTGATCCGCCTCCTTGGCTTAACAGAATGCGAGAAATTGGTTACCCACCGGGATATCTAG ATCCAGATGACGAGGATCAGCCATCAGGGATTATAATATATGCTGATGAGGAAATTAAGGGAGAACAGGAGGATGGGGAAATTATTGAAACCGATTATCCTGAACCACAGAGGAAAATGACAGTTGAATTTCCAGGATTAAATGGACCAATCCCAGAAGATGCTGATGAGAGACTTTGGGCACCTGGACCTTCGTTTTCTGATCACTCTAGGAACCGCTCATACAGCAGATCGAACCATTATTCAGAACCCGTCAGCAGAGGGCATCACCGTGAGCAAAGGTGGTCCAGGGATTATAGAGATGACGGGCCTCCTGGCGTTGAACCAGGTTCTGGCCCATCTAGTTACCCTCCAAGATATGGTAGTTATGATTATGGTTACAACTTACCAAGAAGCCCTACCTTTGGAAGGTCCCAATCCGACAGGGGTAGAAGAATCCCTTTGTCCAATGAAGGTTCTTTTCCATACTCAAATCCTCGTCATTCGCCAAAGGATTATGACTCAGCCAATTTCGAAAATTGGAATGATGAAAGCAGGAGTGACTACGACCTTGATAGTTCAACTAGGGATAGGCTAGACAGGCATCGCCATCACCGTAGGAGGTAA
- the LOC18783789 gene encoding protein GAMETE EXPRESSED 3 produces the protein MAVLQSLVFLFLMVSLASTHSQSTQFQNYPAKEPTRRNSRRLSRPLIGHDGKVYTCSEKDFLAFESNGSIAWTMHLNYTCNSDMPPVHGGRRKMYLVADNRVIKINLLNNGTSEPAAEVLLSAEPTKEGQGGIVGLAVSTMSSSVFVNIKNRGLFAYITRGQLLWSAGPVIDLFGYRQGCRKNIADCFFNSVPVIDECEASIYISNTGGELYSLSIRRPHFKWIQDLSSYDKVFTITPGNNGRLYVTVPVKALLLALDVSSGNVLWEGSIGPLSTADYAPVVDSNGWISIGSLDGFLYSFSPTGVLKKFSRTAVTDSVIQVSPTLDCTGFAIYISQTEMEGKISRTVGEYTYVSAMKPKSVLLTLYVPATGSIYWSESYPGQFSSFMSQSDLRHFILDERILLAFVAASKTGNPLACRSTRQKLMSSCSQVRPKLVSIYTGNERAILWFLLFESAIMVVLAGLVRFCCIFWSKKKLEGENLGNFLEKRRSLRLKKKAFDRTITELEQKAAVEAMANEEVLEKLGNLLQKREGIERKLSTTYSLGRDGGSSRSKTLLPLYDGKTRSYYLQGGKKESVAVFHTLSDTSTSKESSSGGGEAGWTSCEDKGKAPLEEESSSDGGFFTREYKKSPSEPASSSREFVNPLLGEKEWTGKKLHYEDEVDSEPKIMIGSRSLSLKRRRALSSTN, from the exons ATGGCAGTGCTTCAATCTCTTGTCTTCTTGTTCCTAATGGTTTCTTTGGCTTCTACCCATTCTCAGTCTACGCAATTCCAGAACTACCCAG CTAAAGAGCCAACAAGAAGAAATTCTCGTAGACTTTCGAGGCCTCTGATTGGACATGATGGGAAGGTTTATACTTGCTCTGAGAAAGATTTTCTTGCATTTGAAAGTAATGGGTCCATTGCCTGGACCATgcatttgaattatacatGCAATTCTGATATGCCTCCTGTTCATGGTGGTAGAAGAAAG ATGTATCTGGTTGCAGATAACAGGGTGATTAAGATCAACTTGTTAAACAATGGAACTTCTGAACCAGCTGCAGAAGTTTTACTTAGTGCAGAACCAACTAAAGAAGGGCAAGGTGGGATTGTTGGGCTCGCAGTTAGCACAATGAGTTCTTCTGTGTTcgtaaatattaaaaatcggGGACTCTTTGCATACATTACACGTGGACAGTTGCTCTGGAGTGCTGGACCTGTGATTGATCTATTTGGCTATCGTCAAGGTTGTAGGAAGAACATTGCggattgtttttttaattcagtCCCTGTGATTGATGAATGTGAGGCTAGTATTTAT ATCTCAAATACTGGAGGGGAATTGTACTCGTTATCAATCCGCCGTCCACACTTCAAGTGGATCCAGGATTTAAGTTCTTATGACAAAGTTTTCACTATAACTCCTGGAAACAATGGTAGATTGTATGTTACTGTTCCAGTTAAAGCTCTTTTGTTGGCACTAGATGTTTCTTCAGGAAATGTTTTGTGGGAAGGAAGTATTGGGCCATTAAGTACCGCAGATTACGCACCAGTTGTCGATTCTAATG GTTGGATATCTATTGGTTCATTAGATGGGTTCCTATACTCATTTTCACCAACTGGGGTTCTCAAGAAATTCTCAAGAACAGCTGTAACAGATTCTGTGATCCAAGTCAGTCCTACCCTTGACTGCACTGGCTTTGCAATTTATATTTCTCAGACAGAGATGGAGGGGAAGATCAGCCGCACAGTAGGCGAATATACTTATGTGTCTGCTATGAAACCCAAAAGTGTTCTTCTTACCTTGTATGTTCCAGCAACTGGGTCCATCTACTGGTCTGAAAGCTATCCTG GCCAATTCTCATCTTTTATGTCTCAGAGTGATCTTCGCCATTTTATACTGGACGAGAGGATTCTTCTTGCATTTGTGGCAGCTTCAA AGACTGGAAACCCACTGGCATGCCGTTCTACAC GTCAGAAGCTGATGTCTAGCTGCTCCCAAGTAAGGCCGAAGCTTGTCAGCATCTACACTG GTAATGAAAGGGCAATACTCTGGTTCCTGCTTTTTGAATCTGCAATCATGGTAGTACTAGCTGGACTTGTGCGATTCTGTTGTATATTTTGGAGTAAAAAGAAGCTTGAAGGTGAAAACCTTGGAAATTTTCTTGAAAAGAGA CGTTCTCTTCGACTCAAAAAGAAGGCATTTGACAGAACCATTACAGAACTTGAGCAAAAAGCTGCAGTTGAAGCAATGGCCAATGAAGAGGTGCTTGAGAAATTGGGCAATCTGCTACAAAAAAGGGAAGGCATAGAGAGAAAGCTATCAACAACCTATAGCTTGGGCAGAGATGGAGGCAGCTCAAGGTCAAAAACTCTTCTTCCATTATATGATGGAAAAACCAGAAGCTATTATCTTCAAGgtggaaagaaagagagtgtTGCTGTCTTCCACACATTAAGTGACACATCAACTTCGAAAGAAAGCAGCAGTGGAGGAGGAGAGGCTGGCTGGACTTCTTGTGAAGACAAAGGGAAGGCACCATTGGAAGAAGAGAGCTCAAGTGATGGTGGGTTCTTTACAAGAGAATACAAGAAAAGCCCATCAGAGCCAGCTTCAAGCTCAAGAGAATTTGTGAATCCATTGCTTGGGGAAAAAGAATGGACAGGCAAGAAGTTGCATTATGAGGATGAAGTGGATTCAGAGCCAAAGATAATGATTGGTAGCAGGAGCTTAtcattaaaaagaagaagggctTTATCTTCAACTAACTAG